The Montipora foliosa isolate CH-2021 chromosome 14, ASM3666993v2, whole genome shotgun sequence genome window below encodes:
- the LOC137985428 gene encoding uncharacterized protein, which produces MVNNALLVYDRRLLFFRHVDVRYKKSLLKTMLDRAFKLSSTWKLFHLECDRLTQTFSRLQYPAQLLQSTISNFVTKKVSDEAISTRACNVNEAPVRIVLPFKDQRSANSARRQLGELGRKIGIDIHAVYTSRKIGHHIKPKEKKPPIINQQRVVYHYKCGLCDANYVGYTCRHLYQRVEEHMKGSSSIGNHIKEQHGTVSSDIYRDFKILRKCESKFDCLIYEMLFIKELKPTLNKQSDSIRAKLFI; this is translated from the exons ATGGTAAACAACGCGTTGCTGGTTTATGATAGGCGGCTTCTTTTCTTTCG CCACGTCGATGTTAGATACAAGAAGTCATTGCTAAAAACAATGCTGGATCGTGCCTTTAAATTGTCATCTACCTGGAAACTGTTCCACCTGGAATGTGACCGTCTCACACAAACGTTCTCCCGACTTCAGTACCCAGCCCAACTTCTGCAATCGACCATCAGTAATTTTGTCACCAAGAAAGTTTCCGACGAGGCAATTTCCACACGAGCATGTAACGTGAATGAAGCGCCTGTCAGAATAGTGTTACCTTTCAAAGATCAGAGATCGGCTAATTCAGCGCGAAGGCAACTTGGGGAACTGGGCCGAAAAATTGGAATTGATATTCACGCCGTGTATACAAGCCGTAAGATTGGACACCACATCAAACCGAAAGAAAAGAAGCCGCCTATCATAAACCAGCAACGCGTTGTTTACCATTACAAGTGTGGTTTGTGCGATGCAAACTATGTCGGGTATACGTGCCGACACCTCTATCAGCGCGTCGAGGAACACATGAAAGGATCGTCTTCAATCGGGAATCACATTAAAGAGCAACATGGAACAGTCTCGAGTGACATATatcgtgactttaagatcttgagaaagTGCGAAAGTAAATTCGATTGCCTCATctacgaaatgctttttataaagGAGCTTAAACCAACTTTGAACAAACAGTCAGATTCAATCCGTGCGAAGTTATTTATATAG